In Bacteriovorax sp. Seq25_V, the following are encoded in one genomic region:
- the tyrS gene encoding tyrosine--tRNA ligase codes for MKFYDELKARGIIEAMSHDELEEKLNNESLSFYCGYDPSAKSLQLGNLFTIVTCMRFQNAGHKPYMLVGGATGMIGDPSGKSEERNLLDEDTLKSNIEGITKQLGQFVSFDTSKSNAAVMVNNHDWWGGIGFLEFLRTIGKRFRVSEMLAKDSVKSRIQSESGISLTEFSYQILQAYDFVCLNKQHNVKLQIGGSDQWGNMTAGTDLVRKMNGEQAFCFTMPLITDQNGNKFGKSAGNAIFLDGEMTSPYKMYQFLLNVDDAIVDGLLKRYTFLTLDEIATLEDKTKTEPHLRVAQKTLASEVVKLVHGEEGLASALRATSFFFGEKIENVTDKEISSIFEDVPSVTLSKDFLNEGEFLEALAQTPLFKSKGEARRSVEQNGISINNVKVTAVDKKLSKDDLASETALLVKKGKKNYCVIKFE; via the coding sequence ATGAAGTTTTATGATGAATTAAAAGCCAGAGGTATTATCGAGGCCATGAGTCACGATGAGTTAGAAGAAAAACTTAATAACGAAAGCCTTTCTTTCTATTGTGGTTATGATCCTTCTGCAAAGTCTTTACAGCTTGGTAACTTATTTACAATTGTGACGTGTATGCGTTTTCAAAATGCAGGACACAAGCCCTATATGCTAGTTGGTGGTGCTACTGGAATGATCGGTGATCCTTCAGGCAAGAGTGAAGAGAGAAACCTTCTTGACGAAGATACGCTGAAATCAAATATTGAAGGTATCACAAAGCAACTTGGTCAATTTGTAAGCTTCGATACTTCGAAGTCTAATGCTGCTGTAATGGTGAATAATCATGACTGGTGGGGGGGAATTGGATTCCTCGAGTTCTTAAGAACTATTGGAAAGCGTTTTAGAGTAAGTGAAATGCTTGCCAAAGACTCTGTTAAATCTCGTATTCAATCAGAATCAGGGATCAGCTTAACTGAATTCTCTTATCAAATTCTTCAGGCATATGACTTTGTTTGTTTAAATAAACAGCATAATGTGAAGCTTCAAATTGGTGGTTCTGATCAGTGGGGAAATATGACCGCTGGTACAGACCTTGTACGTAAGATGAATGGGGAGCAGGCCTTCTGTTTTACAATGCCACTAATTACAGATCAAAATGGAAATAAGTTTGGAAAGTCAGCTGGAAATGCTATTTTTCTTGATGGGGAGATGACTTCTCCATATAAGATGTACCAATTTTTATTAAATGTTGATGATGCCATCGTCGATGGTCTTCTAAAGCGCTATACATTCCTAACTCTGGATGAAATTGCAACACTCGAAGATAAGACTAAGACTGAACCACATTTAAGAGTTGCTCAAAAGACTCTGGCAAGTGAAGTGGTAAAGCTTGTTCATGGTGAAGAAGGATTAGCCTCGGCACTTCGTGCAACGAGCTTCTTCTTCGGTGAAAAAATTGAAAATGTAACAGATAAAGAAATCTCTTCAATCTTTGAAGATGTTCCTTCCGTGACACTCTCTAAAGACTTCTTAAATGAAGGTGAATTTTTAGAGGCCCTTGCTCAAACTCCACTTTTTAAATCAAAAGGGGAGGCTAGACGTAGCGTTGAACAAAATGGAATCTCTATTAATAACGTAAAAGTTACAGCGGTTGATAAGAAGCTTTCTAAAGATGATCTCGCAAGTGAGACGGCTCTTCTCGTTAAAAAGGGAAAGAAAAATTACTGTGTAATTAAATTTGAATAA
- a CDS encoding response regulator, with product MNILIVDDDNAILELICIIVENAFESATIVRASCPNTAIAELDRYSFDLIICDYEMPPFGTGEDVYIHLRTHNSETQFLLFTSRNLEEVDFLTDSNDQRLSSLQKPARPKDITAMLNKILNYDGDGEQSKYRRVPIYNFTRFNYTKCSIFIEINKEKYVKIINKEHEYEMDFIQRYIQKEIKYFYILAEDYEDFLVEFTSTNFLKNTNSESDFLENAKKQHLYLASLVKQLGISQYSIDESSKLALQAIEQAHKSSFKGLIESLLKSNDYSYDHTFLITCICSHISGEVGLTKQANERLAMASLIHDLGIERADLNYIHDIRPEKIKDLTYDEQQIIRKHVKLLENNKNFTDISDEIQKILTIQHSFDENYPYNESQMNTNNSVTTLTFLVAHAFSNELYHYEFKPEKLREIFTILNYKFAHKNFYKILKAIKDKFLITDEE from the coding sequence ATGAATATATTAATCGTCGATGATGATAACGCAATTCTCGAGCTTATATGTATAATAGTTGAAAATGCGTTTGAAAGTGCCACGATAGTCAGGGCATCGTGCCCAAATACGGCTATCGCAGAACTAGATCGTTATAGTTTCGATTTAATTATTTGTGATTATGAAATGCCTCCATTTGGTACTGGCGAAGACGTTTATATACATCTAAGAACTCATAATAGCGAAACGCAGTTTTTACTTTTCACAAGTAGAAACCTTGAAGAAGTAGATTTCCTAACAGATTCAAATGATCAGAGACTATCTTCACTTCAAAAACCTGCCCGACCAAAAGACATCACGGCAATGCTTAATAAAATTTTGAACTACGACGGAGATGGAGAACAAAGTAAATATCGAAGAGTTCCAATATATAACTTTACGAGATTCAACTACACAAAATGTTCAATCTTCATCGAAATAAATAAGGAAAAGTACGTTAAAATCATTAATAAAGAACATGAATATGAAATGGACTTTATTCAACGCTACATTCAAAAAGAAATTAAGTATTTCTATATATTAGCAGAAGATTACGAAGACTTTCTCGTTGAATTTACATCAACAAATTTTTTAAAAAACACTAATAGTGAAAGTGATTTCTTAGAAAATGCAAAGAAACAGCACCTCTACCTAGCCTCCCTGGTGAAACAACTAGGAATTTCACAATACTCTATCGATGAAAGTTCTAAACTTGCTTTACAGGCAATTGAGCAGGCCCACAAATCTAGCTTTAAAGGACTGATCGAATCTCTGCTAAAATCAAATGATTATTCTTACGATCACACATTTTTGATAACATGCATTTGCTCACATATTTCCGGTGAAGTTGGGCTAACAAAGCAAGCAAATGAAAGACTTGCAATGGCATCACTAATTCATGACCTAGGTATTGAAAGGGCCGATTTAAATTACATTCATGACATAAGGCCAGAAAAGATCAAAGACTTAACATATGATGAACAACAGATAATAAGAAAACATGTTAAACTTCTTGAGAATAATAAGAATTTTACAGATATAAGTGATGAAATTCAAAAGATTTTAACAATTCAACATAGTTTTGATGAGAATTATCCTTATAATGAAAGTCAGATGAATACAAATAATTCAGTCACCACTTTGACCTTTCTAGTGGCTCATGCTTTTTCTAATGAGCTGTATCATTATGAATTTAAACCTGAAAAACTAAGAGAGATTTTTACAATATTAAATTATAAATTTGCGCACAAGAATTTCTATAAAATTTTAAAAGCAATCAAAGATAAATTTCTAATTACAGATGAGGAGTAA
- a CDS encoding PleD family two-component system response regulator, protein MNERRILTIDDDADINNYLKVILKKNSYAIETATSLEEFFKKIVSFKPHLCLVDLNIGDFNGVGFKIIEMMRRKIGNQIIIIIMSRRDSDEDIQLALECGANDYIQKPLDNKILMSKVDLYLERFNEQNAFPFFAIPTGDLECFFELPLTIHSITEEYIRVLSKNYIAKGTYIEINNGFLAGHNFIIKEVTLDREHGGYIFKIELDEQEHAALFPAIRKILIESPPIT, encoded by the coding sequence GTGAACGAAAGAAGAATTCTTACTATTGATGATGATGCTGACATCAACAACTATCTAAAAGTTATTTTAAAGAAAAACTCATATGCTATTGAGACAGCTACTTCCCTCGAAGAATTTTTCAAAAAAATTGTATCTTTCAAGCCACACCTCTGTCTAGTAGATCTAAACATAGGAGATTTTAACGGAGTAGGATTTAAAATCATCGAAATGATGAGAAGAAAGATAGGCAACCAAATTATTATCATTATTATGTCCAGAAGAGATAGTGATGAAGATATTCAACTTGCTCTTGAGTGTGGTGCAAATGACTATATTCAAAAACCGCTAGATAATAAAATTCTGATGAGTAAAGTTGATCTCTACTTAGAAAGATTCAATGAACAGAATGCCTTCCCATTCTTTGCAATTCCTACAGGAGATCTTGAGTGTTTCTTTGAACTACCATTAACTATTCACTCTATTACAGAGGAATATATCCGTGTTCTTTCTAAGAACTATATCGCAAAAGGCACATACATAGAAATCAACAATGGCTTCTTGGCCGGTCATAACTTTATTATCAAAGAAGTAACACTCGATCGAGAGCACGGTGGGTATATATTTAAAATTGAACTTGACGAGCAAGAACATGCAGCTCTTTTCCCTGCGATTAGAAAGATACTCATCGAATCCCCTCCAATAACATAA
- a CDS encoding response regulator has product MRKSKSILIIDDDPDMRVYLRKLLEGMGHEVHEAEDSLSAEKKLTAIYPHLILLDINLENENGFNFISQVRKIDPHRRIKVIMISSLSSKKAIELSQRIGTNGYLIKPINNNILMTTMKKIMPDLDLLEATIVDQNTSRLTAKCMGQVTKISEVELVLRSKIKFSEKMKLNISSKFLKKIEIDRAQFVIHRPSRDVQPGIYDTDVSIVGLKEKDLKGIRSLKTKKA; this is encoded by the coding sequence ATGAGAAAGAGTAAGAGTATTTTAATAATTGATGATGATCCGGACATGAGAGTATATCTTCGAAAGTTGCTCGAAGGAATGGGTCATGAAGTACATGAAGCAGAAGATTCACTTTCAGCTGAGAAGAAGCTTACTGCAATTTACCCACATCTTATTCTATTGGATATTAATCTCGAGAATGAAAATGGCTTCAATTTTATTTCACAAGTACGTAAAATTGATCCACACCGTCGCATAAAAGTTATAATGATAAGTTCCCTATCAAGTAAAAAAGCGATAGAGCTGTCTCAGCGTATAGGAACAAATGGTTATCTAATAAAGCCTATCAATAATAATATACTTATGACCACAATGAAAAAAATCATGCCAGACCTAGATCTCCTGGAAGCTACAATCGTAGACCAAAACACAAGTAGGCTAACGGCAAAATGTATGGGGCAAGTGACAAAAATTAGCGAAGTTGAACTGGTATTGAGATCAAAAATTAAATTTAGTGAAAAAATGAAGCTCAATATAAGCAGTAAATTTCTAAAGAAAATTGAAATTGATCGTGCCCAGTTTGTTATTCACCGACCTAGTCGTGATGTACAACCAGGAATCTATGACACTGATGTCAGTATTGTAGGTCTAAAAGAAAAAGATCTAAAAGGTATTAGGTCATTAAAAACGAAGAAGGCTTAG
- a CDS encoding PAS domain-containing protein produces the protein MKSILDVLTQCGNEFDECFTIVDLEKEDSPLVYINSYFTEITGYTAAESINRNCRFLQGPGSDQEVTKSLKNSISKGICCWYDLINYKKDGTPFWNRLMLIPIEHELLGVRYFIGIQSDITEKKEKILDTTLTETIESKISTNEIEHNVSNPLERIFANIRSMQYFTDQESAMVVKEETKTEIKKIIDYIRSI, from the coding sequence ATGAAATCAATTCTTGATGTTCTTACACAATGTGGAAATGAGTTTGATGAGTGCTTTACCATCGTCGATCTAGAAAAAGAAGATTCTCCACTCGTTTACATAAATAGTTATTTCACAGAAATTACCGGATATACGGCAGCTGAGTCAATAAATCGAAACTGTCGTTTCTTACAAGGACCAGGAAGTGATCAAGAGGTTACAAAGTCTCTTAAGAACTCTATATCAAAGGGTATATGCTGTTGGTATGATCTCATTAACTATAAGAAAGATGGTACACCATTTTGGAATAGATTAATGCTAATACCGATTGAGCATGAGCTATTAGGTGTTCGATATTTTATTGGGATTCAAAGTGATATCACAGAAAAGAAAGAAAAAATTCTCGATACAACACTTACAGAAACAATAGAATCGAAGATTAGTACAAACGAAATCGAGCACAACGTCTCTAATCCGCTAGAGAGAATCTTTGCAAATATCCGATCAATGCAATACTTCACAGACCAGGAAAGTGCGATGGTAGTCAAAGAAGAAACTAAAACAGAAATAAAGAAAATAATTGACTATATAAGATCAATTTAA
- a CDS encoding Hpt domain-containing protein, producing MPIIEVDEELKDILPSFLENRRKDIGLLNDAFAVKDYSTIEKIGHRVSGSSGGYGFDELGKIAKNIELECKNGNFEKVGDLIKNFEAFMQDIQVKFI from the coding sequence ATGCCAATCATTGAAGTTGATGAAGAACTTAAAGATATCTTACCCAGCTTCCTCGAGAACAGACGCAAGGATATCGGACTACTAAATGACGCCTTTGCGGTTAAAGACTACTCAACGATAGAAAAAATTGGACATCGTGTATCTGGTAGTTCAGGTGGTTATGGTTTTGATGAACTAGGAAAAATTGCTAAGAATATCGAACTTGAATGTAAAAATGGAAATTTTGAAAAAGTTGGTGATCTTATCAAAAATTTTGAAGCATTTATGCAGGATATTCAAGTCAAATTCATATGA
- a CDS encoding APC family permease has product MKKLERSLGLSSVIAICISSMLGSGIFVLPGLAFSITGESVWLSYLLAAICVLPAAISKSELATAMPSSGGTYIYLDRTFGPMAGTIAGLGLWISLLLKSAFALMGFGAYLNILSNVNIKEVALVLAIAITFINIFGVGKISNFLIFIVITAISSLVLLDTLVILNPLEVSGDTAFLQNGIEGLIKSTGLVFVSFAGVTKVAAIAEEIKKPEKNLPRGILISLLIVTIVYCTTTFALSKYVELSKLSGNLRPIYTMTKAYAGDYIGIAISVIAIITMTSMANAGLLAASRFPFAMSRDGLLPKSFGKLHINFKTPIVSIISSGIIILFIISFIDITKIAKLASAFILAIYLFENIAVIILRETRVHWYRPTYKSILYPFTQMIGITLTSFLLLKMGSVAIVGLLGISIPGLIIYFSYARKRVDRKGVIGIHGKRKDLTKQRDDEINKMESATFNRDAQIVITLLGKERSPEMLVEMGVALSENDDLIEVAHLTEAPEQSDLSDFIEEPPELKSLRRRVIAMAIEKGKPLTFDPVVTHDISKTIFELSQRMHSKWLFMEWSGKSRGTITLHSPITWLKAHLECHLVIFKDKGVRYIRKILVVLNLDHNDEIIISTAEALAVTNKAEIAFAYFVNKNEAIERCQSIEHELEIRTNDVRVRKSIIILTGKNSVSTIVQNSAEFDLLIIGSEKNYRWHDIFSSVEDQIIDQATCSVISIHPSGKGINK; this is encoded by the coding sequence ATGAAAAAATTAGAACGAAGCTTAGGACTAAGCTCTGTCATCGCAATTTGCATAAGCTCTATGCTTGGCTCTGGAATCTTCGTTCTTCCAGGTCTCGCTTTTTCCATCACTGGTGAAAGTGTATGGCTCTCCTATTTACTAGCAGCAATTTGTGTCCTACCGGCCGCTATTTCAAAATCAGAACTTGCCACAGCAATGCCATCAAGTGGTGGTACATATATTTATCTTGATAGAACATTTGGCCCGATGGCAGGAACAATTGCAGGCCTAGGTCTTTGGATATCTCTTTTGCTCAAGTCAGCATTTGCCCTCATGGGCTTTGGAGCATATCTCAACATTCTAAGTAACGTTAATATTAAAGAAGTAGCACTAGTGCTCGCTATCGCGATAACCTTTATAAATATTTTTGGTGTGGGAAAAATAAGTAATTTTTTAATCTTTATCGTCATCACGGCCATTAGTAGTTTAGTCTTACTTGATACCCTAGTGATTCTAAACCCACTGGAAGTTTCAGGTGATACAGCATTTCTACAAAATGGTATAGAAGGTTTAATCAAAAGTACTGGTCTTGTCTTTGTTTCTTTTGCGGGGGTAACCAAAGTTGCAGCTATAGCAGAAGAAATAAAAAAACCAGAAAAGAATCTTCCTCGTGGAATTTTAATATCTCTACTTATTGTCACGATTGTTTACTGTACAACAACATTTGCACTATCTAAATATGTCGAACTATCAAAGTTATCAGGAAACCTTAGGCCTATATACACAATGACCAAAGCATATGCAGGTGACTACATAGGAATAGCTATCTCAGTTATTGCAATTATCACAATGACCTCAATGGCTAATGCAGGTCTACTGGCAGCATCTCGTTTCCCATTTGCCATGAGTAGAGATGGATTACTTCCAAAGAGCTTTGGAAAGCTACACATAAATTTCAAAACTCCTATTGTGAGTATTATTAGCTCTGGAATTATTATTCTCTTTATAATTTCATTCATCGATATTACGAAAATTGCCAAATTAGCTTCTGCTTTCATTCTTGCTATTTATCTTTTTGAGAATATTGCAGTTATCATACTAAGAGAAACTCGCGTTCACTGGTATAGGCCGACATATAAAAGTATTCTCTATCCATTCACTCAGATGATAGGAATAACACTCACAAGCTTTCTTCTCCTAAAAATGGGAAGTGTCGCAATTGTTGGACTACTCGGAATTTCGATACCTGGTCTCATAATCTATTTTTCCTATGCTAGGAAAAGGGTAGATAGAAAGGGTGTTATTGGAATTCATGGAAAGAGAAAAGATCTAACCAAACAACGAGATGATGAGATAAATAAAATGGAGTCTGCAACTTTTAATCGTGATGCCCAAATTGTAATAACTCTTCTAGGGAAAGAACGATCTCCAGAAATGCTTGTTGAAATGGGTGTTGCACTATCAGAAAATGATGACCTAATTGAAGTCGCTCATCTTACTGAAGCTCCTGAACAATCGGACTTAAGTGATTTCATTGAAGAGCCTCCTGAACTTAAATCTCTTCGCCGACGTGTCATTGCGATGGCAATTGAAAAAGGAAAACCTCTTACTTTTGATCCCGTTGTCACTCACGACATCTCAAAGACAATTTTTGAACTCTCTCAGCGAATGCACTCAAAGTGGCTCTTCATGGAATGGAGCGGAAAAAGTCGAGGAACTATCACCCTTCACTCTCCAATCACTTGGCTTAAGGCCCATCTCGAATGCCATCTTGTTATCTTCAAGGATAAGGGTGTTCGTTATATTAGAAAGATACTCGTCGTGCTTAATCTAGACCATAATGATGAAATCATTATTTCAACAGCAGAGGCCCTTGCAGTAACAAATAAAGCAGAAATAGCTTTTGCGTACTTTGTTAATAAAAATGAGGCGATTGAGCGTTGCCAATCAATTGAGCATGAGCTAGAAATTCGTACAAATGACGTTCGAGTCAGAAAAAGTATTATTATTTTGACTGGCAAAAACTCTGTCTCTACTATTGTACAAAACAGTGCTGAATTTGACCTACTTATCATTGGTAGTGAGAAGAATTATAGATGGCATGATATTTTTTCAAGTGTCGAGGATCAGATAATTGATCAAGCAACTTGTTCCGTCATCTCAATCCACCCAAGTGGAAAAGGAATTAATAAATAA
- a CDS encoding response regulator, giving the protein MKILYFGIDNTFIKSLDLELLDSGFLLYSVSNLEELEKEMNSCALVLIDYDHEKEIIEKAVEKIKDIEMKRAGKNIPLIYISNKDNFDEKLRAFHMGADEYVDKYELKSLKLKINSFLRPDLIWKGLNTLLVEDDRISAKFISHVLTSKGANVTLFLDSVEAFEYLKAGNVVDLILTDHMMPNLTGVSFVKKIRKELGIRAVPIVFISSEQDKVEILEFYKAGGNDYIGKPLIKEELYVKVNQLLENTIKTSILKKQIEELEKLSRLKDQFLAVCSHDLRTPLNTILGLSNIIGEEEDIKDIKEYGDQIEKSARELLEMVNELLDFSDIELKKSTVKLTSVNVVEILKNALRNISSINTKHLRLSIVSDFDEVLINGNKGMLQRAFSNVMSNSYKFTAEGGEIKCTVLKDNDFVNVIVSDSGIGMSSEELSHLFDTVPTTGREGLKGEKSTGLGTKIVKNIMEKHGAETNVTSIEGVGTTFTFRFQMSSNEKGT; this is encoded by the coding sequence ATGAAGATACTGTACTTTGGAATTGATAACACATTTATAAAATCTCTTGATCTAGAGCTTTTAGATTCTGGCTTCTTGCTATACTCTGTTTCAAATCTTGAAGAATTGGAAAAAGAGATGAATAGCTGCGCTCTTGTTTTAATTGATTATGACCATGAAAAGGAAATAATTGAGAAGGCTGTTGAGAAGATCAAGGACATTGAAATGAAGCGCGCGGGAAAGAATATTCCCCTTATTTATATCAGTAATAAAGATAATTTTGATGAGAAACTACGTGCATTCCATATGGGAGCAGATGAATATGTTGATAAGTATGAATTAAAGTCATTGAAGTTAAAAATCAACTCTTTTTTAAGACCAGATCTTATTTGGAAAGGTCTTAATACCTTACTCGTTGAAGATGATAGAATCTCTGCTAAGTTTATTTCTCACGTTCTTACTTCAAAAGGTGCAAATGTAACTCTATTTTTGGACTCTGTTGAGGCTTTTGAATACTTAAAAGCAGGAAATGTCGTTGATCTTATACTAACTGACCATATGATGCCAAACCTCACGGGGGTTTCATTTGTTAAGAAAATTCGAAAAGAGTTAGGGATCCGTGCAGTTCCAATTGTTTTCATTAGTAGCGAACAGGATAAAGTTGAAATTTTGGAGTTTTATAAGGCCGGAGGTAATGACTATATTGGCAAGCCACTTATTAAAGAAGAGCTCTATGTCAAAGTTAATCAACTTTTAGAAAATACGATCAAGACATCAATCCTTAAGAAACAAATTGAAGAACTAGAAAAGTTAAGTCGTTTAAAAGATCAGTTCTTAGCCGTTTGTTCCCATGACTTAAGAACTCCTTTGAATACTATCTTAGGACTTTCCAATATTATTGGTGAGGAAGAGGATATAAAAGATATTAAAGAATATGGAGATCAAATTGAAAAATCAGCTCGAGAACTTCTTGAAATGGTTAATGAGCTTCTTGATTTCAGTGATATTGAACTTAAAAAATCTACGGTCAAACTAACTTCTGTAAATGTTGTTGAAATCTTAAAGAACGCACTTCGTAATATCAGCTCAATCAATACAAAGCACCTTAGGTTATCGATCGTGTCAGATTTTGATGAAGTTTTAATTAATGGTAATAAAGGAATGCTTCAACGTGCTTTTTCAAATGTTATGAGTAATTCGTATAAATTTACCGCAGAAGGTGGTGAAATAAAGTGCACTGTTTTAAAAGATAATGATTTTGTAAATGTTATTGTTTCGGATAGTGGAATAGGAATGTCATCAGAAGAATTATCACATCTTTTTGATACTGTTCCTACGACTGGAAGAGAAGGCCTAAAGGGCGAGAAGAGTACTGGATTAGGTACCAAAATTGTTAAAAATATCATGGAAAAGCATGGTGCTGAAACGAATGTAACTTCTATTGAAGGAGTTGGAACAACTTTTACATTTCGATTTCAGATGTCTTCAAATGAGAAAGGAACATAA
- a CDS encoding response regulator, whose product MRVLFVDDSIDNLTLYKLYFKKMTEIEIDYFADPREGLTHALNDKYDLIFLDIQMPEIDGFEFKAKLDESKIVATICALTGFTDESTLEKIESHNFSEIIKKPILKKDLVELVEKYKK is encoded by the coding sequence ATGAGAGTATTATTTGTTGACGACAGTATAGATAATCTAACTTTGTATAAATTATATTTTAAAAAAATGACAGAAATTGAGATTGATTACTTTGCTGATCCTCGAGAAGGTTTAACCCATGCTCTAAACGATAAGTATGATCTTATTTTTCTAGATATACAGATGCCTGAGATCGATGGGTTTGAGTTTAAGGCAAAACTTGATGAATCTAAAATAGTAGCAACAATATGCGCTCTAACTGGCTTTACTGATGAGAGCACACTCGAAAAAATTGAGTCACACAATTTTTCTGAGATTATAAAAAAGCCAATTTTAAAAAAAGACTTAGTTGAATTAGTAGAAAAGTATAAAAAATAG
- a CDS encoding response regulator, whose product MKSNNFQDALSLAREEFIESLPSEIEALKNVIVKNKDIKKSDISEKDISSFIRSIHNIKSVAGSYGLDFIVSASRNILDHTSYYLNLEKDSIVDFELSLKIFDLMEDYIKSLQKSSRSNYSVELDNLLTEKLTKKRVLLVEKDERLIEHFKNIFNKKDITYSIVSSGIEAFSRLLDERFDLLITDLHVGKLDGPSLIASTRVSSSVNQSIKTLMLSVSYFDLLPSISMPDFFISKNENILSSFEKAIDKFLRPDSVENTEVVKILSLDDDKNIHDLLNISFRSHNIEYDFAMDGDSFIQKFTSNKPDIVLLDLILEKESGVDVIRRLKKKVTSFDVPVIVLTSLEGQLRSELVSEIPFIVGSLSKPFTPKAMAKEVLTLFKQNKKGLSAS is encoded by the coding sequence ATGAAGAGTAATAATTTTCAAGATGCATTAAGTTTAGCTAGAGAGGAGTTTATTGAATCTCTTCCTAGCGAGATTGAAGCTCTAAAGAATGTCATCGTCAAAAATAAGGATATTAAAAAGTCAGATATTTCTGAAAAAGATATATCTAGCTTTATTCGAAGTATTCATAACATTAAATCGGTAGCCGGGTCCTATGGACTAGACTTTATTGTGAGTGCTTCACGCAATATTCTTGATCATACTTCTTATTATTTAAATCTTGAGAAGGATTCAATTGTAGATTTTGAACTGTCTCTTAAAATTTTTGACTTAATGGAAGATTACATCAAAAGTCTTCAAAAATCGTCTCGATCAAATTATTCTGTTGAACTTGATAATCTTTTGACGGAAAAGCTTACGAAGAAGAGAGTTTTGCTAGTAGAAAAGGATGAGAGACTTATTGAACACTTTAAAAACATCTTCAATAAAAAAGATATAACGTATTCAATTGTATCCTCAGGGATTGAGGCCTTTAGTCGCCTACTTGATGAACGATTTGATTTACTGATTACAGATCTTCATGTTGGTAAACTTGATGGGCCAAGTCTAATTGCTTCTACACGTGTATCAAGCAGTGTTAATCAATCGATTAAAACTTTGATGTTAAGTGTTTCATATTTTGATCTTCTTCCATCAATATCGATGCCTGATTTCTTTATTTCAAAGAATGAGAATATTCTCTCCTCTTTTGAAAAAGCGATTGATAAATTCTTACGGCCTGATAGCGTAGAAAATACAGAGGTTGTTAAAATTTTGAGTTTAGATGATGATAAGAATATTCATGACCTTTTAAATATCTCTTTTCGTTCTCATAATATTGAATACGACTTCGCAATGGATGGAGATTCGTTCATACAAAAATTTACGAGCAATAAGCCTGATATTGTCCTTCTGGATCTCATTTTAGAGAAGGAGAGTGGGGTTGATGTTATAAGGCGACTTAAGAAGAAAGTTACTTCTTTTGACGTTCCTGTAATTGTTCTTACGAGTCTCGAAGGGCAACTGAGAAGTGAGTTAGTTTCAGAAATTCCATTTATTGTAGGTAGCTTATCTAAACCTTTTACTCCGAAAGCAATGGCGAAGGAAGTTCTGACTCTTTTCAAACAGAATAAAAAAGGTCTAAGTGCTAGCTAA